The Desulfovibrio subterraneus genome has a segment encoding these proteins:
- the neuC gene encoding UDP-N-acetylglucosamine 2-epimerase, whose product MRSICIVTGTRAEYGLLRPVMRALQARDDFTLQIVATGMHLSQEFGYTAQSITADGFRIDEKVEMLLSSDSAVGITKSIGLGVIGFADAFARLAPDLVMVLGDRFEMLAAVQAALIARIPVAHLCGGDTTEGAFDESIRHAITKMSHLHFVSNEQAADRVRQMGENPDRVFNVGSSGIDAILELPLLDRHELEQQLGIAIRPRMLLTTYHPETLGTCSSADQLGELFAALDTLCAEDQGCSVLFTMPNADTGGRELMRLISDYAAAREHVSAHTSLGHLRYLSAMKLAAAVVGNSSSGLYEAPSLRVPTVNIGDRQKGRLRAASVIDCGAARNDILAALRTALSMDCSHTVNPYGNGNTAQRIVETLAAVPDFAGLIRKPFHMVAGA is encoded by the coding sequence ATGCGTAGCATTTGCATAGTCACAGGAACCCGCGCCGAATACGGTCTGCTGCGTCCCGTCATGCGCGCCCTGCAGGCCCGCGACGACTTCACGCTGCAGATCGTGGCAACAGGCATGCACCTGTCACAGGAATTCGGCTATACGGCGCAGTCCATCACCGCCGACGGATTCCGCATAGATGAAAAGGTGGAAATGCTGCTCTCCAGCGACTCGGCCGTGGGCATAACCAAGTCCATCGGTCTCGGGGTCATCGGCTTTGCAGATGCCTTTGCACGCCTTGCGCCCGATCTGGTCATGGTGCTGGGCGACCGCTTTGAAATGCTCGCGGCCGTGCAGGCGGCGCTCATTGCACGCATTCCCGTGGCCCACCTGTGCGGCGGCGACACCACGGAAGGTGCCTTTGACGAATCCATCCGTCACGCCATCACCAAGATGTCGCACCTGCACTTCGTCAGCAACGAGCAGGCCGCCGACCGCGTGCGGCAGATGGGCGAGAATCCCGACAGGGTGTTCAACGTGGGCAGCTCAGGCATAGACGCCATTCTGGAACTGCCGCTGCTGGATCGCCACGAACTGGAACAGCAGCTCGGCATTGCCATCCGCCCCCGCATGCTGCTTACCACCTACCACCCCGAAACGCTGGGCACCTGCTCTTCCGCCGATCAGCTGGGAGAACTCTTTGCCGCGCTCGATACCCTGTGCGCCGAAGATCAGGGCTGCAGCGTGCTCTTCACCATGCCCAACGCCGACACAGGCGGGCGGGAACTGATGCGCCTCATCAGCGACTATGCGGCAGCGCGGGAACATGTTTCCGCCCACACCTCACTCGGCCATCTGCGCTATCTCAGCGCCATGAAACTGGCCGCGGCCGTGGTGGGCAACTCGTCGAGCGGACTGTACGAGGCCCCCAGCCTGCGCGTACCCACAGTCAACATCGGCGACCGGCAGAAGGGCCGCCTGCGTGCGGCATCGGTCATCGACTGCGGCGCAGCCCGCAACGACATTCTTGCCGCGTTGCGCACCGCCCTGTCCATGGACTGCTCGCATACCGTCAATCCTTACGGCAACGGCAACACCGCACAGCGCATCGTGGAAACACTGGCCGCCGTGCCTGATTTTGCCGGACTCATCAGAAAGCCCTTTCACATGGTGGCAGGAGCCTGA
- a CDS encoding PilZ domain-containing protein → MEERREYPRYSVGQQYYCELINSKGESYYGRVDDISQYGARIEFSNEYYPAEVQNGDKVYLYGYRSGASRDGEKLAAKAVWRDKQCYGVQFYTSVYESAESLMSMYPDAMPKYY, encoded by the coding sequence ATGGAAGAGAGAAGAGAATACCCGCGTTATTCGGTCGGGCAGCAATACTATTGCGAACTCATAAATTCCAAGGGAGAAAGCTATTACGGGCGGGTTGACGATATCAGCCAGTACGGCGCCCGCATTGAATTCTCCAATGAGTATTACCCGGCTGAAGTACAGAACGGCGACAAGGTGTATCTGTACGGATACCGCAGCGGTGCATCGCGCGATGGTGAAAAGCTGGCCGCCAAGGCCGTATGGCGTGACAAGCAGTGCTACGGTGTGCAGTTCTATACCTCTGTCTATGAATCTGCGGAAAGCCTGATGTCCATGTATCCTGATGCAATGCCGAAGTATTATTAG
- a CDS encoding ABC transporter ATP-binding protein, with the protein MSLSSNNFFAKTISIIPRAWRTRLALITLGIILSSIVETGAVGVIALFISSINDPGAILNSPYFAGVKGYLPAQVLASDKNFIITLGLLASFLMLAKNGVAGSVTYAYSRLAAKIDAHFGGLLLQNYLRRDYEWHVSKHSADLVTAGSWRKNVIMVWYMGMLAFNDIVLVSMMGLVLLITAPGISIGTVIPLGAMGMIIYRSLRPRIDRHARTCASYEMNINKRISNITQGIKEIIISSNQPYFFDLYLKDVTCSSRSQSMVHLLSRIPSWAFETAGFITLCGVILVSIIFSDESSPSAISGPVALLAVVAWRSIPAFNRIVNSLSSVRDYLPRAEAVIDAILDMPEQPQAKADVTPMPFEKNIAINGVSFTYAGADSSALAAVSLNIEAGETVGLVGRSGSGKSTLADLIIGLLHPTSGRITIDGTRLESAHLQQWRANVGYVGQAPFFTDGTITENVAFGIPAEDVDHDKVAHCCTMAALESFIAQLPEGYEQPLGERAAKLSGGQRQRIAIARALYRSPRLLVLDEATSALDQQSENAIQHTVRNLAGSLTMLIIAHRLTTVEHCDRIVWLEAGRIVMDGTPDEVLPHYRASLEAAEEQQPADKRP; encoded by the coding sequence ATGTCTTTGTCATCAAATAACTTTTTCGCAAAAACCATCTCGATTATCCCTCGAGCATGGCGCACACGACTGGCTCTGATAACACTGGGCATCATCCTGTCTTCCATTGTGGAGACCGGTGCAGTCGGAGTCATAGCGCTTTTCATCTCATCCATCAACGATCCCGGGGCAATTCTCAATTCTCCCTATTTTGCCGGGGTCAAAGGCTATCTGCCTGCACAGGTCCTTGCGTCGGACAAAAATTTCATCATCACACTGGGCCTTCTGGCATCCTTTCTCATGCTCGCCAAGAATGGCGTGGCCGGAAGCGTCACCTATGCCTATTCCCGCCTTGCCGCCAAGATAGATGCGCACTTCGGCGGGCTGCTGCTGCAGAACTATCTGCGCCGCGATTATGAATGGCATGTGAGCAAACATTCCGCAGACCTTGTCACGGCCGGATCATGGCGCAAGAACGTGATCATGGTGTGGTACATGGGCATGCTCGCTTTCAACGATATCGTGCTTGTCAGCATGATGGGCCTTGTGCTGCTCATCACCGCCCCCGGCATCTCCATCGGCACGGTCATTCCGCTCGGGGCCATGGGCATGATCATCTACCGCAGCCTGCGCCCGCGCATCGACCGCCACGCCAGAACATGCGCCAGCTACGAGATGAACATCAACAAGCGCATCTCCAACATCACGCAGGGCATCAAGGAGATCATCATCTCCTCCAACCAGCCGTATTTCTTTGACCTGTATCTGAAGGACGTGACCTGTTCATCCAGATCGCAGTCCATGGTGCATCTGCTCTCGCGCATTCCCTCATGGGCGTTCGAAACCGCAGGGTTCATCACCCTGTGCGGTGTCATTCTCGTTTCCATCATCTTCTCCGACGAATCGTCTCCCTCCGCCATATCCGGCCCCGTGGCCCTGCTGGCCGTTGTGGCATGGCGATCCATTCCCGCGTTCAACCGCATCGTGAACAGCCTTTCGTCGGTGCGCGACTACCTGCCCAGAGCCGAGGCCGTTATAGACGCCATCCTCGACATGCCCGAGCAGCCTCAGGCAAAGGCAGATGTCACCCCCATGCCGTTTGAAAAGAACATCGCCATAAATGGAGTATCGTTCACCTACGCCGGAGCTGATTCCAGCGCCCTTGCCGCTGTTTCCCTGAACATAGAAGCGGGCGAAACCGTGGGGCTCGTCGGCCGTTCCGGCTCCGGCAAGAGCACCCTTGCGGACCTCATCATCGGCCTTTTGCACCCGACCAGCGGCCGGATCACCATTGACGGCACCCGGCTTGAATCCGCCCATCTGCAGCAATGGCGGGCCAACGTGGGGTATGTGGGACAGGCCCCCTTCTTCACCGACGGCACCATCACCGAAAACGTGGCTTTCGGCATTCCTGCGGAAGATGTGGACCACGACAAGGTTGCCCACTGCTGCACCATGGCGGCTCTTGAATCATTCATCGCGCAACTGCCCGAAGGCTATGAACAGCCGCTCGGCGAACGCGCAGCCAAACTTTCCGGCGGCCAGCGACAGCGCATAGCCATTGCCCGCGCCCTGTACCGCTCGCCCAGACTGCTGGTGCTGGACGAAGCCACCAGCGCCCTTGACCAGCAGAGCGAAAACGCCATTCAGCACACCGTGCGCAATCTGGCGGGATCGCTCACCATGCTCATCATCGCCCACCGCCTCACCACGGTGGAACACTGCGACCGCATCGTCTGGCTTGAAGCCGGACGCATCGTCATGGACGGCACCCCCGACGAGGTGCTTCCCCACTACCGCGCAAGTCTTGAGGCTGCCGAGGAACAGCAGCCAGCGGACAAACGCCCGTAA
- a CDS encoding Fur family transcriptional regulator — MAPQTRMTKQRKVILEELRKVTSHPTADEVYDMVRQRLPRISLGTIYRNLDVLAESGEILKLESAGNQKRFDGNPMPHAHIRCTRCGRVGDVMNVGIEVPLDGMDVYGFTVTSARIEFDGICDACQSTN; from the coding sequence ATGGCACCCCAGACCCGGATGACCAAACAGCGGAAAGTTATTTTGGAAGAACTGCGTAAGGTGACTTCACACCCCACAGCAGACGAAGTGTACGATATGGTGCGTCAGCGCCTGCCTCGTATCAGTCTGGGTACCATCTATCGCAATCTGGACGTGCTCGCCGAAAGCGGAGAGATTCTCAAGCTTGAAAGTGCGGGCAATCAGAAGAGGTTTGACGGTAATCCCATGCCGCATGCGCATATCCGCTGCACGCGTTGCGGAAGGGTGGGGGACGTGATGAACGTGGGTATCGAAGTGCCTCTCGACGGCATGGATGTTTACGGTTTTACCGTAACCTCCGCGCGTATCGAATTTGACGGTATCTGCGACGCCTGCCAGAGCACCAACTAG
- a CDS encoding LegC family aminotransferase, whose translation MSANSITGTIQAIRTATGATSGIVLHEPTFAGNEWAYVKDTIDTGWVSSAGKYVNQFEEQLQEFTGARRAIAVANGTAALHVALLLAGVERDTEVVMPALTFAATAAAAAYIGAVPHFADSEYTTLGIDPDKLAAHLDSIAERRKDGTYNKTTGRRIAAIVPMHTFGHPVRMDELCALCEAWNIPLVEDAAESLGSYYKGKHTGLFGTLGTLSFNGNKTITTGGGGAILTDDVALADKAKHITTTAKLPHKWEYFHDMVGFNYRMPNLNAALGCAQIEQLPTLLAQKRVLAERYIKAFACVSGVQFVREPEHCVSNYWLNAIMLDKADMTLRNDMLEQTNAAGLMTRPVWTLMSRLPMYAAAPRMDLGVAQDIEARLINIPSGAGLAAGAPSEMAG comes from the coding sequence ATGTCAGCAAACAGCATCACAGGAACCATTCAGGCTATCCGCACCGCAACAGGTGCCACGTCCGGCATCGTGCTGCACGAGCCCACCTTTGCAGGCAACGAATGGGCATACGTGAAGGACACCATAGACACCGGCTGGGTTTCCAGCGCGGGTAAATACGTCAACCAGTTCGAGGAACAGCTGCAGGAATTCACCGGAGCCAGGCGCGCCATTGCCGTGGCGAACGGCACCGCCGCCCTGCATGTGGCCCTGCTGCTCGCCGGAGTGGAGCGGGATACGGAAGTGGTGATGCCCGCCCTGACCTTTGCTGCCACCGCCGCTGCCGCAGCCTACATCGGCGCTGTTCCCCATTTTGCGGACAGCGAATACACCACGCTGGGCATTGATCCTGACAAGCTTGCCGCGCATCTGGACAGCATTGCCGAACGCCGCAAGGATGGTACCTACAACAAGACCACTGGCAGACGCATAGCCGCCATCGTGCCCATGCACACCTTCGGCCACCCCGTGCGGATGGACGAACTGTGCGCCCTGTGCGAGGCCTGGAACATTCCTCTGGTGGAAGACGCCGCGGAATCGCTCGGCTCCTACTACAAGGGCAAGCATACCGGCCTGTTCGGCACGCTGGGCACCCTGAGCTTCAACGGCAACAAGACCATCACCACGGGCGGCGGCGGAGCCATTCTCACCGATGATGTCGCGCTGGCAGACAAGGCCAAGCACATCACCACCACGGCCAAGCTGCCGCACAAGTGGGAATATTTCCACGACATGGTGGGCTTCAACTACCGCATGCCCAACCTGAACGCGGCCCTCGGCTGCGCCCAGATCGAACAGCTGCCCACCCTGCTGGCCCAGAAGCGTGTGCTGGCAGAGCGCTATATCAAAGCCTTTGCCTGTGTTTCCGGCGTACAGTTCGTCAGAGAACCCGAGCACTGCGTGAGCAACTACTGGCTCAATGCCATCATGCTCGACAAGGCGGACATGACCCTGCGCAACGACATGCTGGAACAGACCAATGCCGCAGGCCTCATGACCCGTCCGGTATGGACACTCATGAGCAGGCTGCCCATGTACGCCGCAGCGCCCCGCATGGACCTTGGCGTGGCACAGGATATTGAAGCACGGCTCATCAACATTCCCAGCGGTGCCGGACTGGCAGCCGGAGCACCCTCCGAAATGGCAGGATAA